A window of the Lactuca sativa cultivar Salinas chromosome 7, Lsat_Salinas_v11, whole genome shotgun sequence genome harbors these coding sequences:
- the LOC122195014 gene encoding uncharacterized protein LOC122195014 isoform X2 — protein sequence MGCAKSSNNSSGRRSSRQITITKPMPWSHTESINRDQLNKMRDEFWDTTPFYGGKREIWDALRAAAEAELHLAQTIIDSAGIIVHEPDLTVCYDEKGARYELPKYVLSEPTNMVND from the exons ATGGGTTGTGCTAAGTCATCGAATAACAGTAGTGGTC GACGTAGTAGTAGACAAATTACAATCACAAAGCCGATGCCTTGGAGCCACACTGAATCAATCAATCGTGACCAGCTTAACAAAATGCGTGACGAGTTTTGGGACACCACTCCATTTTATGGTGGCAAAAGAG AGATTTGGGATGCACTTCGAGCAGCTGCGGAGGCGGAGTTACACTTAGCACAAACAATAATCGATAGTGCGGGAATTATCGTTCACGAGCCGGACTTGACGGTTTGCTATGACGAGAAAG GTGCAAGATACGAGTTACCGAAGTATGTTTTGAGTGAGCCAACGAATATGGTCAATGATTAG
- the LOC122195014 gene encoding uncharacterized protein LOC122195014 isoform X1, translating to MGCAKSSNNSSGRRSSRQITITKPMPWSHTESINRDQLNKMRDEFWDTTPFYGGKREIWDALRAAAEAELHLAQTIIDSAGIIVHEPDLTVCYDEKGELDCVCYMGQYWTNFVRLFL from the exons ATGGGTTGTGCTAAGTCATCGAATAACAGTAGTGGTC GACGTAGTAGTAGACAAATTACAATCACAAAGCCGATGCCTTGGAGCCACACTGAATCAATCAATCGTGACCAGCTTAACAAAATGCGTGACGAGTTTTGGGACACCACTCCATTTTATGGTGGCAAAAGAG AGATTTGGGATGCACTTCGAGCAGCTGCGGAGGCGGAGTTACACTTAGCACAAACAATAATCGATAGTGCGGGAATTATCGTTCACGAGCCGGACTTGACGGTTTGCTATGACGAGAAAGGTGAGTTAGACTGCGTTTGTTACATGGGACAGTACTGGACAAACTTTGTACGACTATTTTTATAA